From Streptomyces sp. NBC_01754, a single genomic window includes:
- the tmk gene encoding dTMP kinase — MTRAEQPPVVSPTSDTLAADSRERAVRALLRVPPLRRLWSAQLVGSIGDALAVLVLVLLSLQAAVVEGSFGTGYRGAAFAVAAVFGARILSTVLFGAVLLGPLTSLTAPGGPLDRRWLMIGADGSRLALLVVAPLWIDWVPDKALMMILITVFVTGVGERLWTVAKESAAPALLPAPPIEGAAVRPLPDHLDTLHRLSLRTNFLAIPAAAAVLLVAALIGELLGTGFEWFSFHQAALGSYVAAGLFSASISALYFLEIPGTTTPRPRSPLEGLRRPGTGSGPDKGRTGSVRLVVAACAAVAGAVAAAAAVLVLHAVDLDGGPATFALLILFLIGGTALGMRTAQKVLPALSRRRLLALAIAVTGVALLALALVPDTATGVFLTLLAGYAAGVAAQVGHAIIDQETEPSRQARTTEHLRAVVGVLVALGAVGGPLLAAAIGRHRLGSGDFVFAHGGAAFALLLIGALLLPVAVVVLARIDDRSGVPLRRDLREALRGGDPAVAPSATGFFLAVEGGDGAGKSTQVEALAEWIRAKGHEVVVTREPGATPIGKRLRSILLDVSSAGLSNRAEALLYAADRAEHVDSVVRPALERGAVVISDRYIDSSVAYQGAGRDLSPTEIARISRWATGGLVPNLTVLLDVAPETARERFTEAPDRLESEPPEFHNRVRSGFLTLAAAAPFRYLVVDAGQEPESITTVVRHRLDQLLPLSEAEIKAQEEARRAAEEEARRKAEEEAARKAEEERLERERQAQLAKLRAEEEERRRREEEEARQREAERQAEEARQRAEEARRRAEEQRARIEAEERVREAEQERLRKQAAEEARLRKEAEELRLEKQRKAEQALVRAEEARRRAEAAAAAESASSAPAGPSAPDNELTVPTPVVNPNEITQPVPLARPQDPAPRATDETTVLPPVRDADETAVLPPVREDNPTDRVPPGVFRDERGSHRGSEGENERTRELPQIGEDTPTGDGAEERSGRRQRPRPDWAEETPLDDLPTLADELLGTQDDEPDRRGRGGRRPRG, encoded by the coding sequence ATGACGCGAGCCGAGCAGCCACCGGTCGTGAGCCCCACCTCCGACACACTTGCCGCAGACTCACGCGAGCGCGCCGTACGAGCCCTCCTGCGTGTTCCCCCGCTCCGGCGGTTGTGGAGCGCCCAGCTCGTCGGCAGTATCGGCGACGCACTCGCCGTTCTCGTGCTGGTGCTGTTGTCGCTGCAAGCGGCGGTCGTCGAGGGCTCGTTCGGCACCGGATACCGCGGGGCGGCCTTTGCCGTGGCCGCCGTGTTCGGTGCCCGGATCCTTTCCACCGTGCTCTTCGGAGCCGTACTCCTCGGACCACTGACGTCGCTCACGGCGCCCGGCGGCCCGCTGGACCGCCGGTGGCTGATGATCGGGGCGGACGGGTCGCGGCTCGCGCTGCTGGTCGTCGCGCCGCTGTGGATCGACTGGGTGCCGGACAAGGCGCTCATGATGATCCTGATCACCGTCTTCGTGACCGGTGTCGGCGAACGCCTGTGGACGGTGGCCAAGGAGAGCGCCGCCCCGGCGCTGCTGCCCGCCCCGCCCATCGAAGGCGCCGCCGTACGTCCGCTGCCCGACCACCTCGACACGCTGCACAGGCTCTCCCTGCGGACGAACTTCCTGGCGATTCCCGCCGCCGCGGCCGTACTCCTGGTCGCGGCGCTGATCGGTGAGCTGCTGGGGACCGGGTTCGAGTGGTTCTCCTTCCACCAGGCGGCCCTCGGGTCGTACGTCGCGGCCGGACTGTTCTCGGCCTCGATCTCGGCCCTGTACTTCCTCGAGATCCCGGGCACCACCACTCCGAGGCCGCGCTCGCCGCTGGAAGGGCTGCGCCGGCCGGGCACCGGCTCCGGGCCCGACAAGGGACGTACCGGTTCGGTGCGGCTCGTCGTCGCCGCGTGCGCCGCGGTCGCCGGAGCCGTCGCGGCGGCCGCAGCGGTCCTCGTGCTGCACGCCGTCGACCTGGACGGGGGGCCCGCCACCTTCGCCCTGCTGATCCTCTTCCTGATCGGCGGCACCGCCCTCGGTATGCGCACCGCGCAGAAGGTGCTGCCCGCCCTGTCGCGGCGTCGGCTGCTGGCGCTGGCCATCGCCGTCACCGGGGTGGCGCTTCTCGCCCTCGCCCTGGTGCCGGACACCGCGACCGGGGTGTTCCTCACGCTGCTCGCGGGTTACGCGGCCGGGGTCGCCGCGCAGGTCGGTCACGCGATCATCGACCAGGAGACCGAGCCGTCGCGGCAGGCCAGGACCACCGAGCACCTGCGGGCCGTCGTCGGAGTGCTCGTCGCCCTCGGTGCGGTGGGCGGCCCGCTGCTCGCTGCCGCCATCGGCCGGCACCGGCTCGGTTCCGGCGACTTCGTCTTCGCGCACGGGGGAGCGGCCTTCGCGCTGCTGCTCATCGGCGCGCTGCTGCTGCCGGTCGCCGTGGTCGTCCTCGCCCGGATCGACGACCGGTCCGGCGTTCCCCTCCGCCGGGACCTGCGTGAGGCGCTGCGCGGGGGCGACCCGGCCGTGGCGCCCTCGGCGACGGGCTTCTTCCTCGCGGTGGAGGGCGGCGACGGAGCCGGCAAGTCCACCCAGGTCGAGGCGCTCGCCGAGTGGATCCGGGCCAAGGGCCACGAGGTCGTCGTGACCCGCGAGCCGGGGGCGACCCCGATCGGCAAGCGGCTGCGTTCGATCCTGCTCGACGTGTCCTCGGCCGGACTGTCCAACCGGGCCGAGGCCCTGCTGTACGCCGCGGACCGCGCCGAGCACGTCGACTCGGTCGTCCGGCCGGCGCTGGAACGTGGTGCCGTCGTCATCTCGGACCGCTACATCGACTCGTCCGTCGCCTACCAAGGCGCGGGCCGGGACCTGTCCCCCACCGAGATCGCCCGGATCTCGCGGTGGGCCACGGGCGGGCTCGTACCGAACCTGACGGTTCTTCTGGACGTCGCTCCGGAGACAGCCCGGGAACGTTTCACCGAGGCGCCCGACCGGCTGGAGTCCGAACCGCCCGAGTTCCACAACCGGGTGCGGTCGGGCTTCCTCACGCTCGCGGCCGCCGCTCCGTTCCGTTACCTCGTGGTCGACGCCGGGCAGGAACCGGAATCGATCACCACGGTCGTTCGGCACCGGCTCGACCAGCTTCTGCCGCTCTCCGAGGCCGAGATCAAGGCCCAGGAGGAGGCGCGCAGGGCGGCCGAGGAGGAGGCTCGCCGCAAGGCCGAGGAAGAGGCGGCCCGCAAGGCCGAGGAGGAGCGGCTGGAGCGCGAGCGCCAGGCGCAGCTCGCCAAGCTCCGCGCCGAGGAGGAGGAGCGCAGGCGCCGCGAGGAGGAAGAGGCGCGGCAGCGCGAGGCCGAACGCCAGGCGGAGGAGGCCCGGCAGCGTGCCGAGGAGGCCCGCCGTCGCGCGGAGGAGCAGCGGGCCCGCATCGAGGCCGAGGAGCGGGTGCGCGAGGCCGAGCAGGAACGTCTGCGCAAGCAGGCCGCCGAAGAGGCCCGGCTCCGCAAGGAGGCGGAGGAGCTCCGCCTGGAGAAGCAGCGCAAGGCGGAGCAGGCGCTGGTGCGTGCCGAGGAGGCGCGGCGCCGGGCCGAGGCGGCCGCCGCGGCGGAGTCGGCCTCGTCGGCCCCTGCCGGGCCGTCGGCGCCGGACAACGAGCTCACGGTCCCGACCCCGGTGGTGAACCCGAACGAGATCACTCAGCCGGTACCGCTGGCCCGGCCGCAGGACCCTGCCCCCCGGGCCACCGACGAGACGACCGTGCTGCCCCCCGTACGTGACGCGGACGAGACGGCCGTGCTGCCGCCCGTGAGGGAGGACAACCCGACGGACCGGGTGCCTCCGGGCGTCTTCCGGGACGAACGCGGGTCGCACCGCGGGTCCGAGGGCGAGAACGAGCGCACGCGCGAGCTGCCGCAGATCGGTGAGGACACCCCGACCGGCGACGGGGCCGAGGAGCGGTCGGGTCGTCGGCAGCGTCCTCGTCCCGACTGGGCCGAGGAGACCCCGCTCGACGACCTGCCGACCTTGGCCGACGAACTGCTCGGCACCCAGGACGACGAGCCGGACCGCCGCGGCCGTGGCGGCCGCAGGCCGCGGGGCTGA